GTACGTCTATATCACCATCAGTAAACTGACTTAATATTTTTTCACGTTTCTTTTGTGGGACATCACCGGTTAGTAATCCAGCACGTAGGCCGTCACCCGCTAAATAACCCCATACTTTTTCACAAGTATGTTTTGTATTAGCAAAAACAATGGCTTTTTCAGGCCACTCTTCTTCCATAAGAGTGAGTAACAAGTGCATTTTTTCTGCATTAGAAGGGTAAAAAAGCTCTTCACTAATATTTTCAGAGGTCATACGCTCTGGCTCTATTTGAATATGCTCAGGCGAATTCATATGTTCAAAAGCAAGTTCTTGTACTTTATGTGACAAGGTTGCAGAAAAAAGCATATTTAAACGCAGGTTAGATTCTGGCATGCGTCTAAATAAATAACGAATATCTTTTATGAAACCGAGATCAAACATACGATCTGCTTCATCGAGTACAACACTTTGAATGCTATTAAGGTTAATGGTGCCTTGTTTAACGAAATCGATAATACGGCCCGTTGTGCCGATTAAGATATCAACACCTTTTTCTAGCTTATTGCGTTGAATTTCAACTTTTTCACCGCCGTATGCTAAACCTAAACGCAAATTCGTGTGTTTAGCAAATACCATTGCATCTTTATGAATTTGGATAGCAAGCTCACGCGTAGGCGCTAAAATAATAGCGCGTGGCTGATCTTTGCTGCGATTTTCAGGCTCTTTATTGATTAATAGGTGATTAAATACAGCAGGTAAAAAGGCAAGTGTTTTGCCTGTTCCTGTTTGTGCTTGACCTGCAATATCTTTACCTAATAATGTGATAGGTAATGAGATCGCTTGGATAGGCGTACAGTATTCAAAACCTAGCTCTGTTAAGGCTGAAAGTAGACTTTCCTGAAGAGGAAGATCTATAAATTTTGTTTTACTTAGGTGTGTTTTATTCATCCGCGAAGCATAACAGCTTATATTGCTATTGTCATTCAATGCGCATCAGATCCTAATGATGAATAATTCAGATCTTGGCTGGATCTCTTTTTATTTTTCATGAAGACGTTTATTCACATTTATCCGTAAAATCGAGAGGGGCAGGATCTCTTTAAATAGACGCTTTTCATGTAATAAAATGCGTTTTTAGGCACGCGCTTAGATAGAGACTTAAGCGTACCAGGTATTAATGATAATGAATGTTTACGTTGGGCGATTATTTTTTAAAAGCACAATGTAGAGTCACTCCGTTGTGCGTTCCTGTGCAGAGCGTCGTACTATTTGGCTTATTGATTTTACATAGAATCCCCTAGGGAATATGCCCCTTGGCGAGTCGTTTGTTGTTATTTATTGTTTAGTGACAGCTAGTTTGGTTTTT
The sequence above is a segment of the Psychromonas sp. CNPT3 genome. Coding sequences within it:
- the rhlB gene encoding ATP-dependent RNA helicase RhlB codes for the protein MNKTHLSKTKFIDLPLQESLLSALTELGFEYCTPIQAISLPITLLGKDIAGQAQTGTGKTLAFLPAVFNHLLINKEPENRSKDQPRAIILAPTRELAIQIHKDAMVFAKHTNLRLGLAYGGEKVEIQRNKLEKGVDILIGTTGRIIDFVKQGTINLNSIQSVVLDEADRMFDLGFIKDIRYLFRRMPESNLRLNMLFSATLSHKVQELAFEHMNSPEHIQIEPERMTSENISEELFYPSNAEKMHLLLTLMEEEWPEKAIVFANTKHTCEKVWGYLAGDGLRAGLLTGDVPQKKREKILSQFTDGDIDVLVATDVAARGLHIPKVSHVFNFDLPDDCEDYVHRIGRTGRAGQKGQAITLACEKYAFNLPEIEAFIKHSIPVSEFDRDALVQTLPKMIVTKYKAHNNRRKDSYHREHKR